The segment TTAGCGGGGCGGTGCTGGTGCTGGTTGTGTCGTTCTTTCGCGATCCGCCGCGGCGCATTCCGCAAGAGCCAGGCCTGCTGGTTTCCCCGGCTGATGGTAATGTGGTGGAAGTGGCGCAGCTGGCACACGATGAATTTGTCGGAGGGCCGGCGGTGCGGATCGCTATTTTTCTCACGCTGTTCAACGTTCACGTGAATCGCATGCCGTGCCGGGCCAAGGCGATTCGATTAAAGTATTCGCCCGGCAAGTTTTTGCACGCCGATCATCCGCTGGCCAGCACGCAAAACGAAAGCATGTGGATTGGCCTGGAGCAGGACGAAGCACCCTATCGCCGCCTGGTATGCCGGCAGGTTTCCGGGATGGTGGCCCGCCGCATTGTGAACGATTTAAGGCCGGGAGAGGTGTTGGAACGGGGCGCGAAATTTGGGATGATTAAGTTTGGCTCGCGAACCGAGTTGATTGTGCCGGCCGAAGGTTTCGAGCCGCAAGTTCGCTTGGGACAATGGATCAAAGCCGGCCGTGACGTGGTCGGGAAATACAGCAGCTAGCCATTAGCGGCTAGCGATTAGCGGTTACAACGAATTGACATCGCTTGCCGTTGCCGCCCGCCCGAATTGCTAATCGGCTAGCCGCTAATCGCTAATTGCTTTAACATGAAAAAACTTCGCACCGTAGCCGTGTTGCCAACCATGTTCACGCTGGGGAACCTGCTGTGCGGGTTCTTTGCGATTGTGGTGGCGTCGCGCGTGGGGGCAGGCACGCTGGATCGGATTCCGCCGGCCCCGCAAATTGAAATTTCCAATCCGGCCA is part of the Pirellulales bacterium genome and harbors:
- a CDS encoding phosphatidylserine decarboxylase; the encoded protein is MSVAPIAHPRMPAEPLPENIRSTQPGGGFCYSLEMAWGRWRRWYLRTFWPGYVRRMAAARIGEPAGCPHEIVDSRDLKFCRNLTDCHWRPEDDRFRWREKIPLARWGLAEVQIMGWPLLALTVALVVGWRNTSGTTSALCLLAAVVSGAVLVLVVSFFRDPPRRIPQEPGLLVSPADGNVVEVAQLAHDEFVGGPAVRIAIFLTLFNVHVNRMPCRAKAIRLKYSPGKFLHADHPLASTQNESMWIGLEQDEAPYRRLVCRQVSGMVARRIVNDLRPGEVLERGAKFGMIKFGSRTELIVPAEGFEPQVRLGQWIKAGRDVVGKYSS